Proteins co-encoded in one Yamadazyma tenuis chromosome 1, complete sequence genomic window:
- a CDS encoding uncharacterized protein (EggNog:ENOG503PFC6), with the protein MYRPNSWIAFTAVIVAVWCLYISQTQNRTPHNNLIASSVFNKIVQCTDLLDGVYCLIENKRSLKAEIQLDSPQAQAQWETCLDIIGNTSDINLLLNIQSCYHTSVLSDKSSSPSISAFAVIISVILQILVGAHVIFDVLASQKNANDQGQAITAVSRRVDKCNEEIESLSSTTKQLQTDQYSNVRNIQGRLTKGGDIRQDIDILKQSYVLLAADVNNIKVAFLANVGSRVYDECTNENLDDWRRDQDRDRSLEYLQNTKLQSATPLPENSPKFYFVPDCSPHPQGSKDVLVPDLNSTIQNKENQPHYNSGIKSNGEVKEKNHTHPKLPHGVDKVNFDILTPEGRETLKTFIENKSQVNQKIRYRDLAYFKNGQRLKRIMVPNRGWVSGSKLQKEGEKYGSDSYVLGTTAHWIPQNKNFTSVEEE; encoded by the coding sequence ATGTATAGACCAAATCTGTGGATTGCATTCACAGCTGTCATTGTAGCAGTCTGGTGCCTTTACATTTCCCAGACTCAAAATAGAACTCCACACAACAATTTGATTGCATCCTCAgttttcaacaagattgTTCAATGTACAGATCTTTTGGATGGGGTTTATTGTTTGATTGAGAACAAGCGTAGTCTCAAGGCTGAAATTCAGTTAGATTCCCCCCAAGCTCAAGCCCAATGGGAAACGTGCCTTGATATAATTGGAAATACGAGTGACATCAACTTGCTTCTTAACATCCAGTCGTGCTATCATACCTCCGTGTTGCTGGATAAATCTTCTTCCCCCTCAATCCTGGCCTTTGCGGTGATCATATCCGTGATCCTCCAAATTCTTGTGGGTGCTCATGTGATCTTCGATGTTCTAGCTTCCCAAAAGAATGCCAACGATCAGGGTCAAGCCATAACTGCCGTATCTAGACGGGTTGACAAATGTAAcgaagaaattgaaagtTTAtcctcaaccacaaaacaGCTTCAAACCGACCAATACAGTAACGTTAGAAACATACAGGGCCGACTCACTAAAGGTGGAGACATACGTCAAGATATTGATATTCTAAAGCAATCATATGTGTTACTTGCAGCTGATGTTAACAATATTAAGGTTGCCTTCTTGGCCAATGTGGGCAGCCGCGTGTATGACGAATGCACCAATGAGAACTTGGACGACTGGAGAAGGGATCAGGACCGGGATCGGAGCTTAGAATACCTTCAAAATACAAAGTTGCAATCTGCAACTCCGCTCCCCGAAAACTCCCCAAAGTTCTACTTTGTTCCTGACTGTTCCCCACACCCTCAAGGTTCAAAAGATGTGCTTGTTCCCGATCTTAATTCCACTATAcaaaacaaagaaaaccAGCCACATTATAATTCCGGAATAAAGAGCAATGGGGAGgtgaaagagaagaatCATACTCATCCTAAGTTACCCCACGGCGTTGATAAGGTCAATTTTGATATTCTCACACCAGAAGGTCGTGAGACTCTTAAAACTtttattgaaaacaagAGCCAAGTGAACCAGAAAATCCGGTACCGTGACTTAGCATACTTTAAAAATGGCCAAAGGTTGAAGAGAATTATGGTCCCTAATAGAGGCTGGGTTTCAGGCAGTAAATTACaaaaagaaggagaaaAATATGGATCTGACAGTTATGTATTGGGCACGACTGCACATTGGATTCCCCAGAACAAAAATTTCACAAGCGTTGAGGAGGAATAA
- the OPI1 gene encoding transcriptional regulator opi1 (EggNog:ENOG503NYZC; COG:S) — translation MMTDSAKRNLSNTTASDSPPSYSESNAVSSHQASYATQSAYPYAGYTSETFQGKESESYVLPPLETPNAGSPLVVSPAAVNDDLVAAEALTRLTATPPPMNHISTPMSNLSIDEGQSSNSNELKHPLIAKVSRVTQHPIVRDAFKYYEDSKRNYPHFNYAAGIVERAAIPMVNRIELNLNSRHRHNLEKPIKKKKRKLNRTDRKETKKRLQFCLHLLRLANDQITNQVTFFQSKLADREVRREQPEVNDEKSQFEKDDDNVNVDSKSIQQTPTRQQSPTSEGEKNEPNQVAQETNTEIIAIVKKIIHVISNFKASNLNTDNSSGDSTELRSTIRDIILKLPSQLQQSATPGSNTQQTNDKIFVFAKESLDMISRLTNVFDDQLKKAETWIGADDNASTPAQPNGSETGSDFGSSTQSPTPNYTYNGDNKIQS, via the coding sequence atgatgacCGACAGTGCTAAACGAAACTTGAGTAATACCACTGCGAGCGACTCCCCTCCAAGCTATTCTGAATCGAATGCTGTTTCTTCTCATCAGGCGTCATATGCTACTCAATCTGCATACCCATACGCTGGTTACACAAGTGAGACATTCCAAGGGAAAGAGTCAGAGTCTTATGTTTTACCTCCCCTTGAAACACCCAATGCTGGTCTGCCATTGGTGGTATCTCCAGCAGCAGTGAATGATGACTTGGTGGCAGCTGAGGCTTTGACTAGATTGACTGCTACACCTCCTCCCATGAATCATATATCAACCCCCATGTCCAACCTATCTATCGATGAGGGCCAACTGAGTAATTCAAATGAACTTAAACACCCTTTGATTGCTAAAGTGAGTCGGGTGACTCAGCATCCAATTGTTAGAGATGCATTTAAGTACTACGAAGACTCCAAGAGAAACTATCCCCATTTCAATTATGCCGCTGGAATCGTTGAAAGAGCAGCCATTCCAATGGTTAATAGAATAGAACTCAATTTGAATAGCCGTCATCGTCACAATTTGGAAAAACCTatcaaaaagaagaaaagaaagtTGAATAGGACCGACCGGAAGGAAACTAAAAAACGTCTACAATTCTGTTTACACCTTTTGAGACTTGCTAATGATCAGATAACTAACCAAGTGACGTTCTTCCAATCTAAATTGGCCGATAGAGAAGTCAGAAGAGAACAACCAGAAGTGAATGATGAAAAGCTGCAATTTGAGaaagatgatgacaatgTGAATGTGGATTCAAAGTCAATTCAACAAACTCCGACAAGGCAACAATCTCCTACGAGTGAAGGAGAGAAGAATGAACCAAACCAAGTGGCTCAGGAAACGAACACAGAAATTATAGCTATtgtgaagaagattattCACGTGATTTCAAATTTCAAAGCTAGTAATTTGAACACTGATAATTCATCTGGTGATTCAACCGAATTGCGTTCGACTATTAGAGATATTATATTGAAATTGCCTTCTCAGTTACAGCAATCAGCGACCCCAGGGTCAAATACCCAACAAACAAACGACAAAATCTTTGTGTTTGCCAAAGAATCCTTAGATATGATTAGCAGGTTAACTAATGTGTTTGATGATCAACTAAAGAAAGCTGAAACATGGATTGGGGCTGACGACAATGCTTCAACCCCAGCCCAGCCAAATGGATCGGAGACTGGATCCGACTTCGGTTCCTCAACTCAAAGTCCTACTCCTAATTATACCTATAATGGGGACAATAAGATCCAAAGCTGA
- the LIS1 gene encoding Lissencephaly-1 (EggNog:ENOG503NW2C; COG:Z): MKVLQVDDNSINDIIPNYLEKKWSTVLRLQKRIMDMQNDINNMKSITESQPEFFTKNTDKINWLPSTVSQVFKSHSNQQVDTVALHPCLPLIVCGCSDGTIIVWNLVVDDTIPEKIIKAHTRNVNKVVWSKKPIDINDNSTPEYVFASCSSDLSIKVWSGSSYKQLRNLMGHEHTVSSLAFSSSNPRFLYSVSRDRYIKSWDVINGHFTKSFMGHSDWVRNLDTICLNSKPDGSNSDASVTSGFGDFLLTCSNDQSIRLSHAESGMGLSLLIGHGHVVEDVKFLPLHSNRFIDQFLDENGSRFHTMPSRLVKDDIYTTMLGFKYCVSCGRDNSVKLWLLPPPTIHPHRSPTATTMNNSQGWLLDSFSGHTSWVKAVSVHPNGRFIFSCSDDKTIKVWDLEPLKEEGKVKCIHTLKGHEGFVTAIDFASFETDDILNSINDPEKLLKYIESKMRCVFVSASVDNTVRLWR, from the coding sequence ATGAAAGTCTTGCAAGTAGATGACAATTCTATCAACGACATCATTCCTAattacttggagaagaaatggTCAACGGTGTTGAGACTCCAGAAACGTATAATGGATATGCAGAATGATATAAACAATATGAAGTCAATTACCGAATCCCAACCGGAATTCTTTACAAAAAACACTGATAAGATAAATTGGCTTCCTTCGACTGTTCTGCAAGTTTTCAAGTCTCATTCTAACCAGCAAGTGGATACGGTTGCTCTTCATCCTTGCTTGCCATTGattgtttgtggatgctcTGATGGAACGATCATAGTGTGGAACTTGGTTGTGGATGATACAATACCTGAAAAAATTATAAAAGCACACACTCGAAATGTGAATAAGGTAGTATGGAGCAAGAAACCTATAGATATAAATGATAATTCGACACCTGAATATGTGTTTGCTTCATGTTCTTCCGATTTGTCTATAAAGGTCTGGAGTGGATCATCCTATAAGCAGCTACGAAACCTAATGGGCCATGAACATACTGTGTCATCTTTGGCATTCTCAAGCTCTAACCCAAGATTCCTTTATTCTGTATCAAGAGATCGGTATATTAAGTCTTGGGACGTGATAAATGGTCATTTTACGAAGAGCTTCATGGGTCATAGCGACTGGGTACGAAATTTGGATACTATTTGTTTGAACTCTAAGCCAGATGGGTCAAACTCTGATGCTTCAGTTACTTCTGGCTTTGGCGACTTCTTATTAACATGCTCTAATGACCAATCTATTAGGTTGTCTCATGCAGAGTCTGGAATGGGATTGTCTTTGTTAATTGGACATGGACATGTGGTGGAGGATGTGAAGTTTTTACCCTTACATTCAAATAGATTCATAGACCAATTCCTAGATGAAAATGGTTCTAGGTTCCATACTATGCCTAGCAGGCTCGTCAAAGACGATATTTATACTACCATGTTGGGATTCAAGTACTGTGTTTCGTGTGGACGTGATAATTCTGTTAAGTTATGGCTTTTACCTCCTCCAACAATCCATCCTCATAGATCGCCAACAGCTACTACGATGAATAACTCTCAGGGATGGTTATTGGATAGTTTTTCTGGACATACATCATGGGTAAAAGCTGTTTCCGTACATCCAAATGGAAGATTTATATTCAGTTGTAGCGATGATAAGACTATCAAGGTATGGGATCTTGAACCACTCAAAGAGGAAGGAAAAGTCAAATGCATTCACACGTTGAAAGGACACGAAGGATTCGTGACTGCAATCGACTTTGCAAGTTTCGAAACAGACGATATCTTGAATTCTATAAATGACCCAGAAAAATTACTCAAGTATATTGAGAGTAAAATGAGATGTGTGTTTGTTAGTGCTAGTGTTGACAACACTGTACGGTTGTGGAGATGA
- the RML2 gene encoding mitochondrial 54S ribosomal protein uL2m (COG:J; BUSCO:EOG09262X31; EggNog:ENOG503NUW1) — MIPWRASLRLAQPVRACLTRFQSTVPIPGTVIADKSDLDMTELEKRDEIYKRQRKLIMAQVKLKTYGRGHELPGSTNFKKPIHDHLYKGRPLKELTVPKKNTAGRNHRGKITVRGRGGGHKRRIRLVDSHRLIPGSQTVVRIEYDPNRSGHIALLKHNTSGQLSYILASSGLRAGDQVESFRAGIPEDFINEMKQTNNGEIDEALLNARIIQRGNCLPLKMLPVGSIIHNIGLHPGGRGQMVKSAGTFARLLSKHPEMNKAVVRLASGEHRYVNLDCHATLGTVSNKEHSAIQWGKAGRSRRRGFRPMVRGVAMNAVDHPHGGGRGKSKSNKVSQSMWGLKKFAKTRKFKNVNRFKVRDRRA; from the coding sequence ATGATCCCTTGGAGAGCAAGCCTCAGGTTGGCTCAACCAGTGAGGGCATGTTTGACCAGATTCCAATCTACCGTCCCTATTCCAGGAACGGTAATCGCAGACAAATCTGATCTCGACATGActgaattggaaaagagaGACGAGATTTATAAGAGACAAAGGAAATTGATCATGGCTCAagtgaaattgaaaaccTACGGAAGAGGACATGAATTGCCTGgttccaccaacttcaagaaaccTATTCACGATCATTTATACAAGGGAAGACCATTAAAAGAATTGACGgtaccaaagaagaatacTGCTGGTAGAAACCATAGAGGTAAAATAACCGTaagaggaagaggtggTGGACATAAGAGAAGAATCAGATTGGTGGACAGTCACAGATTAATCCCTGGAAGTCAAACAGTGGTGAGAATAGAATATGATCCTAATAGGTCTGGTCATATTGCCCTACTCAAACATAATACCAGTGGTCAACTATCTTACATTTTAGCATCCTCCGGTTTGAGAGCTggtgatcaagttgaatctTTCAGGGCTGGAATTCCAgaagatttcatcaatgaaatgAAACAAACCAATAATGGtgaaattgatgaagctcTTTTGAATGCTAGAATTATTCAAAGAGGTAACTGTTTGCCTTTAAAAATGCTACCAGTCGGTAGTATTATTCACAATATTGGATTGCATCCAGGAGGCAGAGGTCAGATGGTCAAATCTGCCGGTACTTTTGCCAGATTGTTATCTAAGCATCCGGAAATGAACAAAGCAGTGGTTAGGTTGGCATCGGGTGAACATCGTTATGTGAACCTCGATTGCCATGCCACTTTAGGAACTGTTTCCAATAAGGAGCACCTGGCTATTCAATGGGGTAAAGCTGGTAGATCTCGTCGGAGAGGATTTAGACCAATGGTTAGAGGGGTGGCCATGAATGCAGTTGACCATCCtcatggtggtggtagaggtaaatccaagtccaataagGTTTCCCAATCCATGTGGGGTCTTAAGAAGTTTGCAAAAACAagaaagttcaagaatgtCAACAGGTTTAAGGTGAGAGATAGAAGAGCTTGA
- a CDS encoding uncharacterized protein (COG:G; EggNog:ENOG503NWXD), translated as MSLGIGNGIGLTPLVSVINHWFLRKRGLITGLVTCGGSVGGLTFPLLLRYAFAKYGYVWAMRILAFMATGCMLISIVFCKERIRRPKQERSISCLSRRGIDFQQIYQRAVAIARRHNQKSFWLTIAASFCTELSLVLTVTYFVVYAMAQGVSESTGYLLLTIWNATSIGGRILPGFASDFMGKFNVHILMLLGLNLCFFVIWYGYGHSLKVLFVFAGIGGFFSGSILGMIPTCLASITKVSEFGERYGILNFCLSFGNLVGVPIGAAIIREGNCDTDK; from the exons ATGAGTCTTGGTATTGGGAATGGGATTGGGTTAACACCCCTTGTCAGCGTCATTAACCACTGGTTTTTAAGAAAGAGAGGGCTCATCACGGGATTGGTTACTTGTGGAGGTTCTGTCGGAGGTTTAACATTCCCATTACTCTTGAGATATGCGTTTGCAAAGTATGGGTACGTGTGGGCCATGAGAATTCTTGCTTTTATGGCCACTGGATGTATGTTGATATCGATAGTCTTCTGTAAAGAGCGGATTCGTCGACCCAAACAAGAAAGGTCAATTAGTTGTTTGTCCAGAAGAGGGATTGACTTCCAACAGATATACCAAAGGGCTGTAGCTATCGCCAGAAGACACAACCAAAAGAGCTTCTGGTTGACAATTGCAGCTTCCTTTTGTACTGAATTGAGTTTGGTATTAACAGTTACTTATTTCGTGGTTTACGCTATGGCACAGGGAGTTTCAGAATCGACTGGTTATTTGCTCTTAACAATATGGAATGCTACAAGTATAGGGGGTAGAATCTTGCCTGGATTTGCATCTGATTTCATGGGAAAGTTTAATGTGCATATATTGATGCTTTTGGGCTTGAATCTTTGCTTTTTTGTCATCTGGTATGGTTACGGCCATAGCCTAAAAGTCCTATTCGTTTTTGCTGGGATTGGTGGGTTTTTCCTGGGGCTGATTTTGGGAATGATCCCAACATGTTTGGCCCTGATAACCAAAGTTTCCGAGTTTGGTGAAAGATACGGAATACTTAATTTCTGTTTAAGTTTTGGGAATTTGGTGGGGGTGCCTATTGGTGCAGCAATTATCAGAGAGGGAA ATTGCGACACAGACAAGTAA
- a CDS encoding uncharacterized protein (COG:S; EggNog:ENOG503Q3PQ): MTLCLSKDDLHQVRACWNNVQANNKYHKDQFITRLFSNLLAANSSLKSFFSNDLIVREHSLLFNDLLNYSVLYLDNVERLNQFLNSFLKTNNDVVRTIDYLEPMGTALVQTFRQWLGKGIFNDKMEQLWVQIYIHLANIILVFSDDSDASSVGSESEVESESESVEEIPALNIARNREPKQQEDVYTPMTPVSPILQQVEEEEEDIDAEHQDEYSGRPIDLSKKPSIQINLRSNDKYRGFRRNDSSVVEIEPVLPARSPMRQAPKAAPTPALSAKFNNLKSKMVYDSDEEEEEKGFGFDPRKSNKKRSVFQETMEQTPPPPIEKDFHPVEEVEEYDLDEKPSDLDITLQPIVETSDNDHFNDNSSSIYNSDNSEPSSQENTLSLHSHYSHGTEETEPMSLQKVELTSMNSNEYRSDTSVENARVFSKTYDSRQTSISSVEPEFMASINAPKSSTRFSSRSCMSQTDLSLQKSIQSSQRASLGFMRSSFILKKEVEELGFNQPENVFAKPPTIPAALSSTTSLPQKTIETPISTVTKAPLGSSSDDESYDLLNTFMPITKSSKAQLKNKKFTSSCTNLSSTQPRSHPHLARHSRSVSNLNSARHNNYDPLQCTETTAVIRGHNSDNTKGKVKRSFTDKLRSLFGASHKPQKSEQRTISSPIETTYSTNSTVPAKSRSSMSSVPGSSFSKVSRISTNTSVDQTRSERESLDKFSESISSAPKKSFSRRHSRMSSVTDLRSINTVESSESTSGFSFFDRKSSTSSRYTTRGERKKNKYNVTKTPYDVFSHNKLVFSN, encoded by the coding sequence ATGACCCTTTGTTTATCTAAAGACGACTTACACCAGGTAAGAGCTTGCTGGAACAATGTTCAagccaacaacaaatacCACAAAGATCAGTTCATCACTAGATTGTTCTCCAACTTATTGGCTGCCAACTCCagtttgaaatcttttTTCAGCAACGATCTTATAGTAAGAGAACACAGTTTATTATTCAATGACTTATTAAATTATTCAGTTCTCTACTTGGATAACGTTGAGAGATTGAATCAGTTTTTGAACCTGTTCTTAAAGACAAACAATGATGTTGTCAGAACCATCGACTACTTGGAGCCAATGGGAACCGCCTTAGTCCAGACATTTAGACAATGGCTTGGAAAGGGgattttcaatgataagaTGGAACAATTATGGGTTCAAATTTACATTCACTTGGCCAACATTATTTTGGTATTTTCCGATGATTCTGATGCTTCTAGTGTTGGATCTGAATCTGAAGTAGAGTCTGAATCCGAAtctgttgaagaaatcccTGCTTTGAACATTGCCAGAAACAGAGAACCAAAGCAACAAGAAGACGTTTATACTCCAATGACTCCGGTTAGTCCAATCCTTCAAcaggttgaagaagaagaggaagacATTGATGCTGAGCACCAAGATGAATACTCGGGAAGACCAATTGATTTATCTAAGAAGCCATCCATTCAGATCAACCTTAGATCTAATGATAAATACAGAGGATTCAGAAGAAATGACTCTAGTGtggttgaaattgaaccaGTATTACCAGCTAGATCTCCAATGAGACAAGCACCAAAAGCAGCACCTACACCAGCATTGTCAGCTaagttcaataacttgaaatcaaaaatggTCTACGAttctgatgaagaagaagaagaaaagggATTCGGATTCGACCCTAGAAAGTCTAACAAGAAAAGAAGTGTATTCCAAGAAACAATGGaacaaacaccaccacctccaatcGAAAAAGACTTCCATCCTGTCGAAGAAGTTGAGGAATATGACCTCGACGAAAAGCCAAGTGATTTGGATATTACTTTGCAACCAATTGTGGAAACTAGTGACAATGACCACTTTAATGATAACTCATCTTCCATCTACAATAGTGACAACAGTGAACCATCATCTCAAGAAAACACTTTATCATTACACTCCCACTATTCTCACGGTACTGAGGAAACAGAACCAATGTCTTTGCAAAAGGTGGAATTGACCTCCATGAACAGTAACGAATATCGGTCTGACACTTCGGTTGAGAATGCTAGAGTTTTCTCCAAGACGTATGACTCTAGGCAAACTTCGATTAGTTCAGTTGAACCAGAATTTATGGCTTCAATTAATGCACCAAAGTCATCTACTAGATTTAGCTCTAGGTCTTGTATGTCTCAAACTGACTTGAGCCTTCAAAAATCTATTCAACTGAGTCAAAGAGCTTCGTTGGGTTTTATGAGATCGAGTTttatcttgaagaaagaggtTGAGGAATTAGGTTTCAACCAGCCAGAAAATGTATTTGCCAAACCTCCAACTATTCCTGCTGCTTTGAGCTCGACTACTTCTCTCCCACAAAAGACAATTGAAACTCCAATTTCTACAGTTACGAAGGCACCTTTGGGTTCTTCTAGCGATGATGAATCTTatgacttgttgaacacctTCATGCCAATAACCAAGAGCTCCAAGGCTCAActcaaaaacaagaagtttacttcttcttgtacGAACTTGAGCTCAACTCAACCAAGATCTCACCCACATTTGGCTAGACACTCCAGGTCAGTCTCTAACTTGAACAGTGCTAGGCACAACAACTATGATCCTTTACAATGTACTGAAACCACCGCTGTCATCAGAGGTCATAATTCTGATAATACTAAGGGCAAAGTCAAGAGATCTTTCACAGACAAGTTGAGGTCATTATTTGGAGCCAGTCATAAACCTCAAAAGTCAGAGCAAAGAACGATCTCGAGTCCAATTGAAACCACATACTCAACCAACTCAACCGTTCCTGCCAAGTCAAGATCAAGCATGTCTTCTGTTCCAGGATCCAGCTTCAGTAAAGTATCAAGAATTTCCACCAATACATCTGTTGATCAAACTAGAAGTGAAAGGGAAAGCCTTGATAAGTTTAGTGAATCTATTTCCAGCGCTCCAAAAAAGTCTTTCAGTAGAAGGCATAGCAGAATGTCAAGTGTAACTGACTTACGTTCTATCAACACAGTGGAAAGCAGTGAATCTACTTCAGGTTTCTCATTCTTTGACAGAAAAAGCTCCACCAGTTCTCGTTATACCACAAGAGGTGAACGTAAGAAGAACAAGTACAATGTGACTAAAACTCCTTACGATGTCTTCTCTcacaacaagttggtgttcAGTAACTAG
- the ATP5 gene encoding ATP synthase F0 subcomplex subunit OSCP atp5 (COG:C; BUSCO:EOG09264KDO; EggNog:ENOG503NXBK), whose protein sequence is MIGSRVFLRSMATATKSVKPPIQLFGVDGTYANALYSASAQDSSIDKTFQALTRINELVTQDPKVSGYLTNPALSKEDRAIVIDTIASNLKLEKPIVNFLTVLSDNNRLGEFSSIYQKFGLLNDAHNGLVEAKITSAKALDSKILKRLQTAISKSSFVGEGKTLKVSNDVNPEILGGLVVEVGDRTVDLSISSKVARLNNALGESL, encoded by the coding sequence ATGATTGGATCTAGAGTTTTCTTGCGTTCTATGGCTACCGCCACTAAGTCCGTCAAACCACCTATTCAATTGTTCGGTGTTGATGGCACTTACGCCAATGCATTGTACAGCGCTTCTGCTCAAGATTCATCCATTGACAAGACTTTCCAAGCTTTGACTAGAATCAATGAGTTGGTTACCCAAGACCCTAAAGTTAGCGGATACTTGACCAATCCAGCTTTAAGTAAAGAAGACAGAGCTATTGTTATTGACACCATTgcatccaacttgaagttagAAAAGCCAATTGTGAATTTCTTGACTGTCTTGTCAGACAACAACAGGTTAGGCGAATTCTCTTCTATCTATCAGAAATTCGGCTTATTGAATGATGCTCATAATGGTCTTGTTGAAGCTAAAATCACCTCCGCCAAGGCTTTGGATTCTAAGATCTTAAAAAGATTACAAACTGCAATTAGCAAGTCTTCatttgttggagaaggcaagactttgaaagttTCCAACGATGTTAACCCAGAAATCTTGGGTGGTTTAGTTGTGGAAGTCGGTGACAGAACTGTCGACTTGTCTATTTCTTCTAAGGTTGCCAGATTAAACAACGCTTTAGGTGAATCCTTATAG
- a CDS encoding uncharacterized protein (EggNog:ENOG503NZ72; COG:P), with product MIGNSGLASAKLLWAKRAEEDPNAAFDKAEIVYCLFCAMAVFLITPGIGLFYSGALKRKNVVQVLFQTYMVTSVVTIVWYLLGYSLAASPTSTSVIIGDLAHAALRQNDAYGLYEGATIPSIVNFCFNTYFPVATVQIFLGSIGERGRVLPSLIIGIVFTIIVYCPQAYWVWGANGWLYTMGELDFAGGGPVHVSSGVASLVYSWYLGPREQPGKRTGRIPSFRGYSSMSSVIGVTLIWAAWLCFNSGTLLAVNIRTGYIFANTMIASAFGCVTYVAVDSMITGKYSMDAACEGVIVGLVNITPSCGYYWPWAAAVTSIIDAVACRLLIGFNKWTGIDDYSKSWVVHGVGGIIGGTLVGIFGSSGVAALDGVTVIEGGWVDGNFRQLGIQIAAWVSITAWTGIFTLITCFLVDHIPGLKLRATAEAEEMGMDLYEMAETLDEFGNDYETFFIQYASKLRQMADHLEKHGGVVEVLDGSSTRFSARNSHSSIQMEVDQKV from the coding sequence ATGATAGGAAATAGTGGTTTGGCCTCCGCCAAATTACTTTGGGCCAAAAgagctgaagaagatccaaaTGCTGCTTTTGATAAGGCTGAGATTGTTTACTGTCTTTTCTGTGCCATGGCAGTTTTTTTGATTACCCCGGGAATTGGTCTCTTCTATTCCGGTGCTTTAAAACGTAAAaatgttgttcaagtgtTATTTCAAACTTATATGGTGACATCGGTTGTCACCATCGTATGGTATTTACTTGGTTACTCCCTTGCTGCTTCTCCAACATCAACCTCGGTAATTATTGGAGATTTGGCTCACGCAGCTTTAAGACAGAATGATGCTTATGGTCTTTATGAAGGAGCCACCATTCCTTCAATAGTTAACTTCTGTTTCAACACATATTTCCCTGTGGCTACCGTACAGATTTTCTTGGGGTCTATTGGTGAACGTGGACGGGTTTTACCAAGTTTAATAATTGGTATTGTCTTCACAATTATTGTATACTGCCCTCAAGCTTACTGGGTATGGGGGGCCAATGGTTGGCTTTATACCATGGGTGAATTAGACTTCGCTGGTGGAGGTCCAGTCCATGTATCTTCTGGTGTCGCGTCTTTGGTGTACTCATGGTACCTTGGTCCAAGAGAACAACCTGGAAAACGAACTGGAAGGATTCCGTCCTTTAGAGGATACTCTTCTATGTCTTCAGTGATTGGGGTGACTTTGATTTGGGCTGCTTGGCTTTGTTTCAACTCGGGAACCTTATTGGCAGTGAATATTCGTACTGGATATATTTTTGCGAACACCATGATTGCGTCTGCTTTTGGGTGTGTGACTTATGTGGCAGTAGACTCCATGATTACCGGAAAATACTCAATGGATGCTGCGTGTGAAGGTGTAATTGTGGGATTAGTCAATATCACACCCTCCTGTGGTTACTACTGGCCTTGGGCAGCAGCAGTTACTTCTATTATTGATGCTGTAGCATGTCGTTTGCTTATTGGATTCAACAAGTGGACTGGTATTGACGACTATTCCAAATCTTGGGTGGTACATGGAGTAGGTGGAATAATTGGTGGTACCTTGGTTGGAATCTTTGGAAGTTCTGGTGTAGCAGCCTTAGATGGAGTCACAGTAATTGAAGGAGGCTGGGTCGATGGAAACTTTAGACAGTTAGGTATTCAAATAGCTGCTTGGGTTTCGATTACAGCCTGGACCGGTATCTTTACATTGATAACGTGTTTTTTGGTTGACCATATACCTGGTTTGAAGTTGCGGGCAAcagcagaagcagaagaGATGGGTATGGATTTATATGAGATGGCAGAAACTTTGGATGAATTTGGTAATGATTACGAAACCTTTTTCATCCAGTATGCTAGTAAATTGCGTCAAATGGCTGatcatcttgaaaagcATGGAGGTGTTGTGGAGGTCCTTGATGGCTCATCTACACGGTTCTCGGCCCGCAATTCCCACCTGTCTATTCAAATGGAAGTAGATCAGAAGGTGTAG